In Paenibacillus phoenicis, one genomic interval encodes:
- a CDS encoding ABC transporter permease, with amino-acid sequence MVRYIASKFFYMLISLFILISATFFLMKAIPGNPLTSEKQVPPAIKERLIEQLGLDKPVYQQYLKYLGEIAQGDLGISMKQINQDVSHIISQTFSASLKLGIVAIIVALVLGVLLGMLAALYHRKLIDNVAMVLAVLGIAVPSFVVASLLQYVFASKLHWLPTMGFKGPMYYVLPVAALTAQPIAFIARLTRSSMLEVLHADYIKTAKAKGLGWMAILFRHVIRNGIMPVITYMGPMTANIVTGSVVIEQLFGIGGIGKQFVQAISVRDYPLIMGITIFYGVLLMLARFITDILYVLVDPRIKLSKGKEG; translated from the coding sequence ATGGTACGCTATATTGCCAGTAAGTTTTTTTACATGTTAATTTCACTGTTTATTTTGATCTCAGCTACCTTTTTCCTGATGAAGGCGATTCCGGGGAATCCGCTTACTTCCGAGAAACAGGTGCCTCCGGCAATTAAGGAGCGTCTTATAGAACAGTTAGGACTCGATAAGCCCGTTTACCAGCAATATCTGAAATATTTGGGTGAAATTGCTCAGGGCGATTTGGGAATTTCCATGAAGCAGATCAACCAGGATGTATCTCACATCATTAGTCAAACGTTTTCGGCGTCTTTGAAGCTGGGGATTGTTGCGATTATCGTCGCGTTAGTCCTTGGGGTACTGCTTGGTATGTTGGCAGCGCTGTATCATCGCAAATTGATCGACAATGTGGCGATGGTGTTAGCGGTGCTGGGCATCGCGGTACCTAGCTTCGTCGTGGCTTCTTTGCTGCAGTACGTATTTGCTTCGAAGCTGCACTGGCTGCCGACGATGGGCTTTAAAGGTCCGATGTATTATGTGTTGCCGGTAGCGGCCCTCACGGCGCAGCCGATCGCGTTTATCGCCCGTTTGACCCGTTCAAGCATGCTGGAAGTATTGCATGCAGATTACATCAAAACGGCTAAGGCGAAAGGCCTGGGCTGGATGGCAATTCTGTTCCGTCACGTGATCCGTAACGGGATTATGCCGGTAATCACCTATATGGGACCGATGACGGCAAACATCGTAACCGGTTCTGTGGTTATCGAGCAGCTCTTCGGGATTGGCGGTATCGGAAAACAGTTCGTGCAAGCGATCAGCGTCCGCGATTATCCGCTGATTATGGGGATTACGATTTTTTACGGCGTATTGCTGATGTTGGCCCGGTTTATCACGGACATCCTCTACGTGCTAGTGGATCCGAGAATTAAGCTTTCGAAAGGGAAGGAGGGATAA
- a CDS encoding peptide ABC transporter substrate-binding protein, with the protein MKKSKSLLLLLTLVLAVGTLLAACGSNNGNNGAANNGAANGGNTASDSGNSGGEKLAADQTLRINLSAEPPTFDPAQAQDSQANTVLKLMYEGLTRQDESGQVIPAAAESWDIDGTKYTFHLRKDAKWSNGDPVTANDFVFAWERVLSPNTDPAAPYAYQLYYLKNAQEYNEGTITDFSQVGVKAVDDYTLEVELVAPTPYFLGLTSFYTFYPVHQSVKDDPKWAVDQSKMIVNGAFTLTNWVKGQSIEVTKNENYWDKANIKLNKITMSLVNSGATELASYQNNELDRAGAPNGEIPTDQIPILKDQLKDELEIKGIASTYYYEFNVTAKPFDNVNIRKAFAMAIDRQAIVDNVTLGGQVPAFGFVPPGIKGLNDEYRNEHKDDYFTENVEEAKKLLEQGMKEEGYTKLPEITLTYNSSEGHKKIALAVADMWKKNLGVDVKTENQEWAVFIENRQNLNYQVARAGWSADYNDPMTFMDMWVTGGGNNDTGFSNEEYDKLIKEAKNSEDMALRDANFAKAEEILIKDNQVLMPIYYYTNVSATKPWLKGVVLDYSGAIDYSRAYITDDRK; encoded by the coding sequence ATGAAGAAGAGTAAGAGTCTTTTGCTTCTTCTGACGCTCGTTCTTGCAGTCGGCACATTGCTAGCCGCATGCGGTTCGAACAACGGAAACAATGGCGCTGCTAATAATGGCGCAGCGAATGGAGGCAATACAGCTTCCGACAGTGGCAACAGCGGCGGAGAGAAGTTGGCCGCAGATCAAACGCTGAGAATTAACCTGAGCGCCGAGCCACCAACTTTCGACCCGGCTCAAGCTCAAGACAGCCAAGCTAACACCGTTCTGAAGTTGATGTACGAAGGTCTTACACGCCAGGACGAATCTGGTCAAGTTATCCCCGCTGCAGCTGAAAGCTGGGACATCGACGGGACGAAATATACGTTCCACCTGCGTAAAGACGCTAAATGGAGCAATGGCGACCCTGTTACGGCGAACGATTTCGTATTCGCTTGGGAACGTGTCCTGAGCCCGAACACAGATCCGGCTGCACCTTATGCTTATCAATTGTACTACCTGAAAAATGCTCAAGAATATAACGAAGGAACCATCACGGATTTCAGCCAAGTCGGCGTAAAAGCAGTTGACGACTATACGCTGGAAGTGGAACTGGTTGCTCCAACTCCTTACTTCCTTGGTCTGACTTCCTTCTATACGTTCTATCCGGTTCACCAATCCGTTAAGGATGATCCGAAATGGGCGGTTGACCAAAGCAAAATGATCGTTAACGGCGCGTTCACGCTGACCAACTGGGTGAAAGGCCAATCGATCGAAGTAACGAAGAACGAAAACTATTGGGATAAAGCTAACATCAAGCTGAACAAAATCACCATGTCTCTGGTTAACAGCGGCGCAACTGAGTTGGCTTCTTACCAAAACAACGAATTGGATCGCGCAGGTGCGCCTAACGGCGAAATCCCAACCGACCAAATTCCGATCCTGAAAGATCAATTGAAAGACGAATTGGAGATCAAAGGGATTGCAAGTACGTACTACTATGAATTTAACGTAACGGCTAAACCGTTTGATAACGTGAATATCCGCAAAGCGTTTGCGATGGCTATCGATCGTCAAGCGATCGTTGACAACGTAACGCTGGGTGGTCAAGTTCCGGCATTCGGCTTCGTACCTCCGGGTATCAAAGGTCTGAATGACGAATATCGTAATGAACACAAAGACGACTACTTCACAGAAAACGTGGAAGAAGCGAAGAAGCTTCTGGAACAAGGTATGAAAGAAGAAGGCTATACGAAATTGCCTGAGATCACATTGACTTACAACTCCAGTGAAGGGCACAAGAAAATCGCTTTGGCAGTTGCGGATATGTGGAAGAAAAACCTGGGCGTTGACGTGAAAACGGAAAACCAAGAATGGGCCGTATTCATCGAAAACCGTCAAAACCTGAACTACCAAGTAGCTCGTGCTGGTTGGAGTGCAGACTACAACGATCCGATGACATTCATGGATATGTGGGTAACAGGTGGCGGTAACAACGACACCGGCTTCTCGAACGAAGAATACGACAAGCTGATCAAAGAAGCGAAAAATAGCGAAGATATGGCACTTCGTGACGCGAACTTCGCAAAAGCCGAAGAAATCCTGATCAAGGACAACCAAGTCTTGATGCCGATCTACTACTACACGAACGTTTCGGCTACGAAACCGTGGTTGAAAGGTGTAGTTCTCGACTACAGCGGTGCGATCGATTACAGCCGCGCTTATATTACGGATGATCGTAAATAA
- a CDS encoding DUF3397 domain-containing protein has translation MEALVSSLIVLAMIPVIPFGLVYFIHYYVKRDKKRALKLAMDVTTLFLILSVSALFNNVFHSTFGFYLIVLILLVVSGLIGGAQTRLKGRVDARKLLRVVWRLAFAATGLAYVLLFLISFITYITAA, from the coding sequence TTGGAAGCGTTGGTCTCTTCCTTGATCGTGTTGGCTATGATACCGGTCATTCCATTTGGGCTCGTTTATTTCATTCATTATTATGTCAAGCGGGATAAGAAAAGAGCGCTGAAGCTGGCCATGGACGTAACGACGCTGTTTCTGATCTTGTCGGTCTCTGCGTTGTTTAATAATGTGTTCCATTCGACCTTTGGCTTCTATCTGATCGTATTAATTCTATTGGTTGTTAGCGGATTGATTGGCGGGGCGCAGACTCGCCTGAAGGGAAGGGTCGACGCCCGCAAGCTGCTGCGTGTGGTGTGGCGTTTGGCGTTTGCGGCAACCGGATTAGCATACGTTTTATTGTTTTTAATCAGCTTTATTACATATATCACCGCCGCTTAG
- a CDS encoding ketopantoate reductase family protein yields the protein MKVDIIGAGALGLLFGGKLAAFGVPVRFWTRTPEQAAKLKKEGIRLAEADGTATVVDGQRLEAYPVGEGSRDRASDTAEWLLLTTKQRHIDANLLTFLSRIVGPKTKVVCFQNGIGHLELIGNALPGVPLYAAITTEGAKRLNESSVNRAGQGITQIGANGGMADLESPAESFVKMLEKAGFTALLSKDIGREIYRKLLINAAINPLTALWRLNNGQLLENDERIRLLRQLCDEGLRVYEAYGIPYNADMFDQIAAVCRSTSTNISSMLKDVQQGMPTEIDHINGKLVEMARSKGIAVPGHEMVWRLVRAL from the coding sequence ATGAAGGTTGACATCATCGGCGCCGGTGCATTGGGGCTGTTGTTTGGCGGTAAGCTGGCGGCGTTCGGCGTGCCGGTGCGTTTTTGGACAAGAACCCCTGAGCAGGCCGCAAAGCTAAAGAAAGAAGGGATTCGGCTTGCCGAAGCCGACGGGACCGCAACCGTTGTGGATGGCCAGCGGCTCGAAGCTTATCCCGTGGGAGAAGGCAGTAGGGACAGAGCGAGCGATACGGCCGAATGGCTGTTGTTAACCACGAAACAACGCCATATCGATGCTAATCTGCTGACTTTTCTCAGTCGAATTGTGGGTCCGAAGACGAAGGTCGTATGCTTTCAAAATGGCATAGGGCACCTAGAGCTGATCGGCAATGCGCTGCCAGGGGTTCCGCTTTATGCGGCAATTACGACGGAAGGCGCAAAACGGCTGAACGAATCCAGCGTGAACCGTGCAGGTCAGGGGATAACGCAAATTGGCGCGAACGGCGGTATGGCCGATCTGGAGTCTCCAGCAGAAAGTTTCGTGAAAATGCTGGAGAAGGCAGGATTTACAGCCCTTTTGTCGAAAGACATCGGGAGAGAAATCTACAGGAAGCTGCTAATCAATGCGGCGATCAACCCCTTAACGGCTTTGTGGCGGCTGAATAACGGCCAACTGCTGGAGAACGACGAACGAATTCGCCTGCTCCGGCAACTTTGCGATGAAGGATTACGCGTTTATGAGGCTTACGGAATCCCTTACAATGCCGACATGTTTGATCAAATCGCTGCGGTTTGCCGGTCGACCTCAACGAATATCTCTTCCATGCTAAAGGACGTGCAGCAGGGCATGCCAACGGAGATTGATCATATTAATGGGAAATTGGTCGAGATGGCGCGCAGCAAAGGAATCGCGGTTCCCGGACACGAGATGGTTTGGCGGTTGGTCCGAGCATTATAA
- a CDS encoding RsfA family transcriptional regulator, producing the protein MTAVRQDAWSPEDDLILAEVTLRHIREGSTQLNAFEEVGERIGRTAAACGFRWNSCVRKKYEAAISIAKAQRQKRNYMKKQNSLTAGSGMASLTSVDVDDNGYRGDGVSEETISIDAVIRFLRGWKNTIQETNRQMKALEKELREKEEEIAKLREENEKLSAQVNEVQTDYRVVNDDYKALIQIMDRARRLAFLNEEDEENKSRFKMDANGNLERIE; encoded by the coding sequence ATGACAGCTGTGAGACAAGATGCATGGAGCCCAGAAGATGATTTGATTCTGGCCGAGGTTACCCTTCGGCATATACGGGAGGGCAGCACCCAATTAAACGCTTTCGAAGAGGTCGGAGAACGGATAGGCAGAACGGCGGCGGCCTGCGGTTTCCGATGGAACAGCTGCGTTCGCAAGAAGTACGAAGCGGCCATCAGCATCGCGAAAGCACAAAGACAGAAGCGTAATTATATGAAAAAGCAAAACTCGCTAACGGCCGGTTCCGGCATGGCCTCGCTTACTTCCGTCGATGTGGACGACAACGGTTATCGCGGAGATGGGGTGTCGGAGGAGACGATTTCCATCGATGCGGTGATCCGCTTTTTGCGCGGGTGGAAAAACACGATTCAGGAAACCAATCGTCAAATGAAAGCGTTGGAGAAGGAGCTTAGAGAGAAAGAAGAGGAGATTGCTAAGCTTCGCGAGGAAAACGAGAAGTTGTCGGCACAGGTCAATGAGGTACAGACCGATTACCGGGTCGTGAACGACGATTATAAGGCGTTGATTCAGATCATGGACCGGGCTAGACGGTTAGCTTTTTTAAACGAAGAAGACGAGGAAAACAAATCCAGATTCAAGATGGACGCGAACGGAAATTTAGAACGGATCGAATAA
- a CDS encoding DUF2626 domain-containing protein, with translation MARMFRVLGFFTLAIGLMAFAGDLTEMALLFFLQTAFFVLFGYLKLTERTYILLFWGYMIVAFTGFSYWTVFKMGLPL, from the coding sequence GTGGCACGCATGTTCCGCGTCCTTGGCTTCTTCACATTGGCTATTGGGCTTATGGCCTTTGCGGGCGATCTGACGGAAATGGCTTTGCTGTTCTTCTTGCAAACCGCCTTTTTCGTCCTTTTCGGCTATCTGAAGCTTACCGAGAGAACCTATATCCTGCTGTTCTGGGGATATATGATCGTCGCATTTACCGGTTTCAGCTACTGGACGGTCTTCAAAATGGGTTTACCCCTCTAA
- a CDS encoding coiled-coil domain-containing protein, translating to MKIRIISLCLLLLLAALQFARLSAAAAPLTAEEQQILEQSLSIQEIDREIERIESRQQETEMDLRELQEQLTEKNEQIRISREQAGLRLRAYYMGERENLLYALLSVNSLKDFFTVLDYYQLIMDRDRTILNQYKSEYAELTKTKQKLEATSTELDRMKEELQLQRTRVAALRQSVDESLGLSADPEKLKALIQELTAYWESVGLYELRRYFQALSSAMSQFSDFLKQNESSLIAEKGGYRLEIHEDDLNAFLYGKSELLKDMSFQFKTDKIIARGSREGLELEVEGHYTVEQEPENAIVFHVDRLLFNGLALPDTTRAELERDFDLGFYPKKIVPFVEATEAVISEGTLTVKLKLAL from the coding sequence TTGAAGATACGCATCATATCGCTCTGTCTATTGCTGTTGCTGGCGGCTCTTCAGTTTGCCCGTTTGTCGGCCGCCGCTGCTCCGCTGACTGCCGAAGAACAACAGATCCTGGAACAAAGCTTGTCCATTCAGGAAATCGACCGGGAAATCGAGCGGATCGAATCCCGCCAGCAAGAGACGGAAATGGACCTTCGCGAGCTGCAAGAGCAATTAACCGAAAAAAACGAACAAATCCGTATCAGCCGCGAACAAGCTGGCTTAAGACTACGCGCGTATTATATGGGGGAACGGGAAAATCTGCTGTACGCATTGCTAAGCGTGAACAGCCTCAAAGATTTTTTTACCGTATTGGATTATTATCAACTCATTATGGATCGGGATCGTACCATATTAAACCAATACAAGTCGGAATATGCTGAACTGACGAAGACCAAGCAGAAGCTGGAAGCCACGTCCACCGAACTCGACCGCATGAAAGAGGAGCTGCAGCTCCAGCGCACCCGGGTTGCCGCGCTTCGGCAAAGCGTCGACGAATCCCTTGGCCTCAGTGCCGATCCCGAGAAGCTCAAGGCGTTAATTCAAGAGTTGACCGCCTATTGGGAGAGCGTTGGGCTGTATGAGCTCCGCAGATATTTTCAGGCACTCAGCTCCGCCATGTCGCAATTCTCCGACTTTTTGAAGCAGAACGAGAGCAGTTTGATCGCTGAAAAAGGGGGATACCGTTTGGAAATCCACGAGGATGATCTGAATGCGTTCCTCTATGGCAAGAGCGAGTTGCTCAAGGATATGAGCTTTCAATTCAAAACGGACAAGATCATCGCGCGCGGCAGCCGGGAAGGCTTGGAGCTCGAAGTCGAGGGTCATTATACGGTGGAGCAGGAGCCGGAGAACGCGATTGTTTTCCATGTGGACCGCCTGCTGTTTAATGGGTTGGCCCTCCCGGATACGACGCGGGCCGAGCTGGAGCGGGATTTCGACCTTGGCTTTTATCCGAAAAAAATTGTCCCCTTCGTGGAAGCCACTGAGGCGGTGATCTCCGAGGGGACGTTAACGGTGAAATTGAAGTTGGCGTTGTAA
- a CDS encoding sugar ABC transporter substrate-binding protein, whose amino-acid sequence MKRKNHWVLFAILLLALINLSPSEEMTLVRQEDGGEAQPVTPPEAQTKEETGHIHVAVQMNETDFRRLEEMNRQFTVSHPVEVDLVNVPLEESYAAYQRQLMKLGESPDVLLLDNVWIRRFAADGYLLPTEGYFSGSLSGEVLSASLIPNEWNGYVWGVPLDVDPYVLVYHEDKLKQLGLERPPATADDWNVLVSTFKKQHSQPYLLGLDYRDPYAAATLLWQVGGGWKPAGSGQFYTVEGNMTYALQQLESLRPALLDSGLARSDSWSKLSDGELAMMITTATEAEKHRHPRSKIWMPEFQPNLASTWILGRSYAVSSQTDHPDAAGLWISEMTSLYNQARWYETTGHLPVLKTVYYEAVRNQLPTWIPATLAAGSGIVLPASPSLPEQLERFAPLTSDYLSGAITGKQYRGRLAELSR is encoded by the coding sequence GTGAAGCGAAAAAATCATTGGGTGCTTTTTGCAATCCTCCTGCTCGCTTTAATTAATCTGTCGCCTAGCGAAGAAATGACGCTAGTTCGCCAAGAAGACGGCGGGGAGGCTCAGCCGGTTACACCGCCTGAAGCGCAAACCAAGGAGGAGACCGGCCACATTCACGTGGCCGTGCAGATGAATGAGACTGACTTCCGTCGCCTGGAGGAGATGAACCGGCAGTTTACGGTGAGCCATCCGGTGGAGGTTGATCTGGTGAATGTGCCGTTAGAGGAGAGTTATGCTGCGTACCAGCGCCAGCTGATGAAGCTCGGGGAATCGCCGGACGTCCTGCTCTTGGACAATGTCTGGATTCGCCGTTTTGCAGCGGACGGTTATCTGCTGCCCACGGAGGGCTATTTCTCTGGTTCCTTGTCAGGCGAAGTGTTAAGCGCTTCCTTAATTCCAAACGAGTGGAACGGTTACGTCTGGGGAGTTCCGCTGGATGTGGATCCCTATGTGCTGGTTTATCATGAGGACAAACTGAAGCAGCTTGGACTGGAACGCCCGCCGGCTACAGCGGACGATTGGAACGTCTTAGTCTCCACCTTCAAAAAACAACATTCCCAGCCCTACCTGTTAGGATTGGATTACCGTGATCCCTATGCGGCAGCGACTTTGCTGTGGCAAGTCGGCGGAGGCTGGAAGCCGGCCGGTTCCGGGCAATTCTATACAGTGGAGGGCAATATGACGTACGCCCTGCAACAGCTGGAATCGTTGCGCCCCGCGCTCTTGGATTCGGGCTTGGCCCGATCGGATTCGTGGAGCAAGCTGAGTGACGGCGAACTGGCGATGATGATCACCACGGCGACGGAAGCCGAGAAGCATCGTCATCCCCGCTCGAAAATCTGGATGCCGGAGTTCCAGCCGAATCTAGCGTCAACCTGGATCCTAGGCCGAAGTTATGCCGTTTCTTCGCAAACGGATCATCCCGATGCGGCCGGATTGTGGATTTCAGAAATGACCTCCCTTTATAATCAAGCGCGTTGGTATGAAACAACCGGGCATCTTCCTGTTCTCAAAACCGTTTATTACGAAGCCGTCCGAAATCAGCTCCCCACTTGGATCCCCGCCACGCTGGCTGCCGGATCCGGAATTGTGCTGCCGGCGAGTCCGTCGCTGCCGGAACAGCTCGAGCGCTTCGCGCCGCTCACCTCCGATTATTTAAGCGGAGCGATCACTGGCAAGCAATATCGCGGACGGTTGGCTGAGCTTAGTCGGTAA